The Elaeis guineensis isolate ETL-2024a chromosome 11, EG11, whole genome shotgun sequence genomic interval TCATGCCATCCATTTAAAATCGAAATTCATGAATATGATTTTCCTTCTTATTGGTAGCATAATCATATGCTCAAATACTTTATGAAGTATgttgaataaaaaatttcatgGACGTGCATAAAAGCAGATATATCACACCACATTGTGCATGCAAAGCTACCCTGGGCTTATCACTTCTCCAAAAAATTAACATTTGATTGATGCAAAAATTTACCATGTTTTGTCCATTTAGTCTTGGGGGAATAAAGGAAACCTCTGAGATCCACATCAAGCACATGCGCTAGCATGAAGTGAAACAATATTGAGGAATCACCCGAAACTGCTAGGTGCTAACCAAAAATCCAACATGCAACTCAAAATTATTCATCTTTCAGAatcttttgaaaataaataaacatCAATAAACATTTCCAACCAGTGAAAAATGAGAAATGAAGCAACAGACAAATGCCAGAGGGATAGGAGATTTAGTTACCTAATTCCTATAGAATCTGAAAGGCAAGGCCTCAAAGTGATGAGCTACTGTCTTCTCATATCAGCAGGTTCATGATGTTTGATTCACACAATGAACCAACTTTTTCAGCCATATCAGAATCTTTATGCTGCTAGTTCCAATCAACCTGGAGCCTGTTGCAACAGGAATTCTGTAAGAGGCTTTTCAGGATAGTGAAGATGGAGTAGCAAATAATCTAGTAGTACAACCTTATGATTCAATAATCCCTTTAAAGGAATGATGACTATTTCAAAATAACTCTTTCAAAATAGTGGTGGGAATAAAAAAAACAAGAATGGACACAGCAATGATGATCAGTTTCAAATGATCGTTAATaaaatgaattaaaaaaattcttttgcAAACAAGATCTGCTAAACATAGAATCAAGGAGAAAAGAATTACCAGAGCTTTGTTTTCTGTGTGGTGCAATTTGGTCTCCAACTCTCGAGCAGCTTCATCCATGCCCAAAGCATTATACGCTTGAATCATTGTTGCAAAAGTGATGCTATCAGGTTTGCAATTCTTTTCCTTCATAAGCAAGAACATTTCTTCCATTATTTTCACCTCTCCAGCCTGACCATATGCACTGATTACACAGTTGAAAAAAGGTGTATCCAAGACAACATCGGTGTTCTCTGTTTGCCTGATGACTGCAGGAACCTTATCTAGAAGACCAGCTTTGCGATATCCATTGATGACCGAGCAGTAAGTGATGGAATTAGGCTTAACTCCTTGAATTTTCATCAACCGGAAAAAGTATTCCATTTTCTCAATGTTCCCTACTCTTCCAAAACATTCTATCACTAAATTGAAAGAGACCACATCAGGAGGGAAAAACCGTTTCTTCATAAATTTCATAACCAACCCCATCTTTTCATGCATGCCAGCTTTACCATATGATTTGATCAAGATATTAAATGTCTGTACATCGGGCTCAATGCCCATGTGCTGGAACTCCTCATACCAACTTTCCATTTTGTCAATTCTTCCACTGTTGCCATAAGCCCACATGATAGAGTTCATTGTAAATCTATCAGGCAAACAATTTCCACTTTCAAGCATCTCAGATAGATAATTCTCCATTTCTTCAAGCATCCCAGCTTTACCATATCCATTGATGATTGTATTGTAAGTAACAATGCTGCACTCAATGCGCAGGTAAGACATTTCAGCAAGCAAGGCAGGAATCTGATCAAAGCAGCGCAATTTACTACAGCAATTGATAAGGACTGTATAAGTGTATACATCTGGTTTGCAATCGGAAATGGTTTTCATCTCATCAATGGTATGGATTGCCTGGTCTATGAGACCACTGTGGCCATATGCACCTACAAGTGATGTGTAGACATCCAATGTTGGTCTGAGCCCCTCAGAAAGCATGACACTGAAGAGCAAGGTCGCATGCTCGGGCTGCTTGCACTTTCCAAGCATTGTCAAAAGCTTTGCATAGGTTTGAGATTTTGGTTCATACCAATGTTGTTTACGAAGCAATCCAAAGATCTATAATAAAAGAACCATAAATATTACATTAGAAATATTGAATGGCAAGGAAAGGAGCAAAAGCATAGGAAATCGCTGTTCTCATGGCCATAGCACTCGTTATCAGGGTGAGCTTGGGTATAACTACAGTTAGGAAACAACACGACCATTTAGCGAGAAAAAATAATTTGGAACTGAAAACTAAACTACAAATTATCAAATACCAAGCAATCTTATTCGAATGACAACACCAATTTGTCACATAAATCAAAAAACTACAGATATTCCACGACCTAAAACACATTCATAATAAACACAGATTGTCTGACATTGCAGCATATTCGATGGAGTCCCACAAGGGAAAACTCATACAAAGATACACAAAGGAGTTAACTTTACCAGAGAACATGAAGGGAAGAAGAGAGCTGCCAGACTTAATGTGAAAATAGTCACAGGACGAAGAAAAATTAAAAGGTGAGCACAAAAACACTAACCAGCTCCAAGCTAGATAACACAACTTACACATCCAAAGAGTAAAAAGTCTTCAAAACGGGAACAAACTAAAACCGATTAATATTCTGAAAATCAGCAAGATTGCAGCACAATACCAACAGAACTCATTACAAAATTCTGAAAGGAACCCTTTTTTAACCTAATAAACCAGAGGAAAGAAGAGAATTATCGACCTTAAGAGCCGACTCCCATCGGTTATTGGAAATGGAGTCGTCCAGGGCCTCTAGAACGGCTCTGGGCCAGAGGTTGGTGGACTTGCCGGACCCAGCCTTCCGTTCCACCCCGAGGACGGCGGCCTCCGTCCTCAGGATCCCGGATAGAGCCCGCTTCGGCTCCTTCTGGAGCCCCTTCGAAGGGGAGCTCCGCTTCGCCGCCCTCACGAGGAGGACCGGCGGCCGCTTCCGTCGCCCCTTCCCCGTCTCAAGGAAAGGGTTAGAGGTAGGCTTGGAGCGGTAGGACGAGGAGGAGGATAAAAGGAGGTCAGCGGAACCCATGAAGCGGAGCTCCATGGCGATAGCGGCGGGTATGACAAGGGAGCGGGGAGCAAAGCGAACGCCGATAAGGAGACCGTTATGAGAGTGAAGTTAAGATCACATTCGGTGCCCAGAGGTCATCAGTAGACCTGATCATGGGCCGGGCTTGGGCTAGAAAAatattaaattgtatatgagccCGGTCTGAAGTTCGATTATCAATAAATAGAATTAATATCTAAGGCCCAGCCCACGACCAGTTTTAGTCATCAAGTTCATGTAACCCTTCACGGCCTTCAACTCCGGCTCTCCGAGAGGCAGTTTCCATTCCACTAGAATCAGATGGAAGTAGGCCAGCCTGAGCTAAGGCAAAGTACCGTGGACTAAATTCAGCCAACAACATGGACGGCTTGGATATCCCTAAAAATGGGGTAGTGTGTGTATCTTTTGGATTCACCTCCCTCTTGGATCACCAACGCTACACAGGAGGAGAGAGTGGTGAAGGCGGCGGTGGCAATCTGATCAGCTTGAACAAGATATAGATTGCATTGGATTACATGATATATCAAAAATCTGCCGAACTTAACTTATTTATTAGATGGATCAAAAATTTACATCCAAATTTGACtattttattaaacagataatctagTTTGATCTATAACAAGTTGAAATACGTTAAACAAATTAAGTATCGCCATCCTTGGTGGTAGCGGACCCCTATTTGAGTGCCTGCATCTAGACCTGCAGTTGTCTTGGCCATGCGTTGAGCTACCAGGATTTTAGGCCTAAGCTGCAGTTTGTGCTGCTGCAACTTTGTGTGCAATTTGCAACTTACTTACAGGGGCTCCAGGCCGCACTGCAACTCAACCACGATCCAAGCAAGCCCTAAACTctagtaatgaaaaattttaataatttaggaTATTGACTACTCTTAATGGCAAATGATGAGattaggaagaaaaagaaatttaAACTATGTCGGCAAAATATTTATGCAGCCACCAACAACAGAAACAAGAGAGCCAAGCAGCTAAACTGCCACGTGCATTCAGCACTccactttttttattttataatttttttttttaaatcttagaTGTGGAAGAAAATAGATTCTCTCTTAACCGCGTAAGTGTCCAACCTCTACGAATAttcactcaagatcagtctgaaacaatcatctttgatgttgatcttttttctctaagaacaatCTTCCTGCAAATTTGAATGAAATTtgaatcatgatcaactctttgatcttttttttctcttgctcttgcACTATATCGTACATTCAGCACTCCGCTTTTCTTATCGTAAACCTCATAAATATATTACATGGAACGTTATCTTGGGCTCGCCCATTTAGATGCTTGAACAACCTATCCGCATAATATCTTCACTGGGGTGCAAGGGAATTAAGATTTCAGGGCAGGAGAGAAGCATTCATACAATCACTACTCTAtatataatttattcaagatggttcCCCTCCCTCACCagctattataaataaaaataacttgaAATAGTAATATACATTTCTTTGAATCTTGCTTGATAAGGTTATAAACCTTTTTGCCAGTTTAGATGTGTGAACATACTTTCTACGGATGTTTTCCAGGGTGCAATGAACTATTAAACAAATAGAAGAAACCTG includes:
- the LOC105054102 gene encoding pentatricopeptide repeat-containing protein At3g53170 produces the protein MELRFMGSADLLLSSSSSYRSKPTSNPFLETGKGRRKRPPVLLVRAAKRSSPSKGLQKEPKRALSGILRTEAAVLGVERKAGSGKSTNLWPRAVLEALDDSISNNRWESALKIFGLLRKQHWYEPKSQTYAKLLTMLGKCKQPEHATLLFSVMLSEGLRPTLDVYTSLVGAYGHSGLIDQAIHTIDEMKTISDCKPDVYTYTVLINCCSKLRCFDQIPALLAEMSYLRIECSIVTYNTIINGYGKAGMLEEMENYLSEMLESGNCLPDRFTMNSIMWAYGNSGRIDKMESWYEEFQHMGIEPDVQTFNILIKSYGKAGMHEKMGLVMKFMKKRFFPPDVVSFNLVIECFGRVGNIEKMEYFFRLMKIQGVKPNSITYCSVINGYRKAGLLDKVPAVIRQTENTDVVLDTPFFNCVISAYGQAGEVKIMEEMFLLMKEKNCKPDSITFATMIQAYNALGMDEAARELETKLHHTENKALAPG